A portion of the Pectobacterium brasiliense genome contains these proteins:
- a CDS encoding TerC family protein — protein MHTIGTPWLWGSFAAIVIVMLAIDLLYQGRKGSTVMTFKQAAVWSIIWVTLSLLFNAGFWWYLDGTMGREVANAQSLAFLTGYLIEKALAVDNVFVWLMLFGYFAVPPQYQRRVLIYGVLGAIVLRTLMVFGGSWLVTQFQWLLYVFGAFLLFTGLKMALAKEDGGAIGDKPLVRWLRSRLRMTDSIENEKFFVRRNGILYATPLFLVLIMVEISDVIFAVDSIPAIFAVTTDPFIVLTSNLFAILGLRAMYFLLAGVAERFSLLKYGLAVILIFIGTKMMLIDIFHIPVAISLGVVASILVITMLINVWVNKRAER, from the coding sequence ATGCACACCATCGGCACGCCATGGTTATGGGGCAGCTTCGCTGCCATTGTTATAGTAATGCTGGCCATCGACCTGCTCTATCAAGGGCGCAAAGGGTCGACGGTAATGACGTTCAAACAGGCTGCCGTCTGGTCTATCATCTGGGTCACGCTCTCTCTGCTGTTCAACGCCGGTTTCTGGTGGTATCTGGACGGTACGATGGGTCGCGAGGTGGCAAACGCCCAGTCGCTGGCCTTCCTGACCGGTTATTTGATCGAGAAAGCGCTTGCTGTCGATAACGTCTTCGTCTGGCTGATGCTCTTCGGCTACTTCGCCGTTCCCCCGCAATACCAACGTCGCGTGCTGATTTACGGCGTGCTGGGTGCCATCGTTCTCAGAACGCTGATGGTGTTTGGCGGCAGTTGGCTCGTCACGCAATTCCAGTGGCTGCTCTACGTGTTCGGTGCATTCCTGCTGTTCACCGGCCTTAAAATGGCGCTAGCGAAAGAAGATGGCGGAGCGATCGGCGACAAGCCGCTGGTTCGCTGGCTGCGTAGTCGTCTGCGCATGACGGATAGCATCGAGAATGAAAAATTCTTTGTCCGTCGTAACGGCATCCTGTATGCCACACCGCTGTTTCTGGTGCTGATTATGGTTGAAATCAGCGACGTGATTTTCGCCGTAGACAGTATCCCTGCTATTTTCGCCGTCACGACCGATCCCTTTATCGTGCTGACGTCGAACCTGTTCGCTATTCTGGGCTTGCGTGCGATGTACTTCCTGCTGGCTGGCGTGGCTGAACGCTTCTCGCTGTTGAAATATGGTCTGGCCGTCATCCTGATCTTCATCGGTACCAAGATGATGCTCATCGACATTTTCCATATTCCGGTGGCAATTTCTCTGGGCGTCGTTGCCAGCATTCTGGTCATCACCATGCTGATCAACGTTTGGGTGAACAAGCGTGCCGAGCGTTAA
- a CDS encoding NADPH-dependent 2,4-dienoyl-CoA reductase, with product MTAYPTLLSPLDLGFTTLKNRVVMGSMHTGLEEHPDGTERLAAFYRERAQGGVGLIVTGGIAPNAKGAVAKGGATLHDEAQLAHHQVLTQAVHDAGGKIALQILHAGRYSYQPDPVAPSAIQAPINRFAPREMSTQDIVQTIDDFARCAALAQQAGYDGVEIMGSEGYLINQFLVTHTNHRDDEWGGDFQRRSRFALEIVRAVRERTGPDFILIYRLSMLDLIEEGSSWQEIVQLAQAIEQAGATLINTGIGWHEARIPTIATLVPRGAFGWVTQKLMGKVRIPLITTNRINDPGVAEQLLAEGCADMVSMARPFLADAELVAKAQSGRADEINTCIGCNQACLDQIFAGKVTSCLVNPRACHETELPIQPARVAKRFAVVGAGPAGMAFAVNAAARGHQVTLFESSSYIGGQFNIAKQIPGKAEFYETLRYYRRQLALLGVTLRLSTQATAADLLGFDDVILACGIVPRIPAIAGIDHPSVLSYLDVLRDKKPVGKRVAIIGAGGIGFDTAHYLLNNTHYLLNNNSLPNDSHRLNPQSSQAGHDDFYAEWGIDKQLRHRGGLLPQQPDALPHQRDITLLQRKTGKPGENLGKTTGWIHRTTLLRHGVTLLGGVEYDHIDDEGLHIIHNQQMRCLPVDNIIICAGQEPNRKLYDPLLAAGCHVHLIGGADVAQELDARRAIEQATRLALIL from the coding sequence ATGACTGCCTACCCCACGCTGCTTTCCCCACTCGATCTTGGCTTCACTACGTTAAAGAACCGCGTGGTGATGGGATCCATGCATACCGGTCTGGAAGAACACCCGGACGGCACCGAAAGGCTGGCGGCATTTTACCGCGAGCGGGCGCAGGGCGGCGTAGGCCTGATTGTCACAGGTGGCATTGCGCCAAACGCCAAAGGTGCCGTTGCCAAAGGCGGCGCGACTTTGCATGACGAGGCGCAGCTGGCACATCATCAGGTGCTAACGCAGGCGGTACACGACGCGGGCGGGAAAATCGCACTGCAAATTCTCCACGCCGGACGCTACAGCTATCAACCCGATCCGGTCGCGCCATCGGCCATTCAGGCACCGATTAACCGCTTTGCACCACGAGAAATGAGCACGCAGGATATCGTGCAAACCATCGACGACTTCGCTCGTTGCGCCGCGCTGGCGCAGCAGGCGGGTTACGACGGCGTGGAAATTATGGGATCGGAAGGCTACCTGATTAATCAGTTTCTGGTGACGCACACCAACCATCGCGATGATGAATGGGGCGGCGATTTCCAGCGCCGCAGCCGCTTCGCGCTTGAGATTGTTCGCGCCGTGCGGGAACGAACGGGCCCGGACTTCATCCTGATTTACCGTTTATCGATGCTCGACCTGATAGAAGAAGGCTCAAGCTGGCAAGAAATTGTGCAACTGGCGCAGGCAATTGAGCAGGCAGGCGCCACCCTCATCAATACCGGTATCGGCTGGCATGAAGCGCGCATTCCGACTATCGCCACGCTGGTGCCGCGCGGTGCCTTCGGCTGGGTTACGCAGAAGCTGATGGGGAAAGTCCGCATCCCGCTGATTACCACCAACCGCATTAACGATCCCGGCGTCGCAGAACAGCTTTTAGCCGAAGGCTGTGCCGACATGGTGTCGATGGCGCGCCCTTTTCTCGCCGATGCGGAGCTGGTGGCAAAAGCGCAGTCGGGACGTGCAGATGAAATCAATACCTGTATCGGCTGTAATCAGGCCTGCCTCGATCAGATTTTTGCCGGCAAGGTCACGTCCTGCCTGGTCAACCCGCGCGCCTGCCACGAAACCGAACTGCCGATCCAGCCCGCCAGAGTCGCTAAACGCTTTGCGGTAGTCGGTGCGGGGCCTGCTGGCATGGCTTTCGCCGTCAATGCCGCCGCACGCGGCCATCAGGTTACGCTGTTCGAATCGTCTTCCTATATCGGCGGCCAGTTCAATATTGCCAAACAGATACCCGGCAAAGCCGAATTTTATGAAACGCTGCGCTACTACCGTCGGCAGTTAGCGCTACTCGGCGTCACGCTTCGCCTGAGCACGCAGGCAACCGCCGCTGATTTACTCGGTTTTGATGACGTGATTCTGGCCTGTGGCATCGTGCCGCGTATTCCCGCGATTGCAGGTATCGATCACCCTAGCGTGTTGAGCTATCTGGACGTGCTGCGCGACAAAAAGCCGGTCGGCAAGCGTGTTGCCATTATCGGCGCAGGCGGCATCGGTTTCGATACCGCGCACTATCTTTTAAACAATACGCACTATCTTTTGAACAATAATAGTCTTCCTAACGACAGCCATCGTCTTAACCCCCAGTCTTCTCAGGCAGGACATGACGACTTTTATGCGGAATGGGGTATCGATAAGCAGTTGCGGCATCGGGGCGGCCTGCTACCTCAACAGCCTGACGCACTTCCCCACCAGCGGGACATTACGTTATTACAGCGGAAGACCGGCAAGCCCGGTGAAAATCTGGGGAAAACGACAGGCTGGATACATCGCACCACGCTGCTGCGCCACGGTGTAACGCTGCTGGGCGGCGTGGAATATGATCATATTGATGATGAGGGGCTGCACATTATCCACAACCAGCAAATGCGCTGTCTGCCAGTGGATAACATCATTATCTGTGCCGGTCAGGAACCTAACCGTAAGCTGTATGACCCCTTACTGGCTGCCGGATGTCACGTTCACCTGATTGGCGGTGCCGATGTGGCGCAGGAATTAGACGCACGCAGAGCGATCGAACAGGCCACCCGGCTGGCGTTAATACTGTAG
- a CDS encoding YgjV family protein → MTHYWIAQSVGVLAFLVGITMFFNRNDQKFKIQLSAYSAVIGLHFFLMGANAAGASALLNSARTLISLKTHNILVMFVFISLTLIFGLSGMNHAMELLPIAGTVASTWALFRTSGLTTRCVMWCSTACWVAHNIWLGSIGGSLIEGSFLLMNGFNIIRFWRMQQRGIDPFSVENKA, encoded by the coding sequence ATGACACATTATTGGATTGCCCAGTCTGTTGGTGTACTGGCATTTCTGGTCGGTATCACCATGTTTTTCAACCGTAACGATCAAAAATTCAAAATACAGCTCTCGGCATACAGCGCCGTTATTGGTCTGCATTTCTTCCTGATGGGGGCAAATGCGGCAGGTGCCAGCGCATTGTTGAACTCGGCACGTACGCTAATCTCACTGAAAACGCACAACATCCTCGTGATGTTTGTCTTTATCTCACTGACGCTGATCTTTGGTTTGTCGGGCATGAACCATGCGATGGAACTGCTGCCGATAGCAGGCACGGTCGCCAGTACTTGGGCGCTGTTCCGTACGTCTGGGTTGACGACGCGCTGCGTGATGTGGTGCTCAACCGCCTGCTGGGTCGCGCATAATATTTGGCTGGGCTCGATTGGTGGGTCGCTGATCGAAGGCAGTTTCCTGCTGATGAACGGCTTTAACATCATCCGCTTCTGGCGCATGCAGCAGCGCGGCATCGACCCGTTCAGCGTAGAGAATAAAGCGTAA
- the rlmG gene encoding 23S rRNA (guanine(1835)-N(2))-methyltransferase RlmG produces the protein MSQLELETCNLTLVRYPQVAENSALQAWDAADEYLLRELSTMEIAPGPRLIFNDTFGALACGLQAQSPVSISDSYLSQLATRHNLELNGYAVDAVTLLDSMAELPDAPALVVIKIPKTIALLEHQLRMLRKVVTPQTRIIAGAKARDIHTSTLQLFERVMGPTKTSLAWKKARLVHCEWAELKVSEQPLTTEWELDGYGYRIQNLANVYSRNGLDIGARFFMQHLPEQIDGKIIDLGCGNGVIGLAALEANPEATVGFFDESYMAVASSQTNVEVNRPQDVERCSFVVNHGLARVKRDTLQAVLCNPPFHQQQAVTDEIAWQMFMDARRCLQVGGELRIVGNRHLDYFHKLKRLFGNCETLASNTKFAVLRAVKTGSSR, from the coding sequence ATGAGCCAACTCGAATTGGAAACGTGCAACCTGACGTTGGTGCGTTACCCTCAGGTCGCTGAAAACTCGGCGCTACAGGCGTGGGATGCCGCAGATGAATATCTGCTGCGTGAACTGTCCACTATGGAAATCGCGCCGGGCCCGCGCCTGATTTTCAATGATACGTTTGGTGCGCTGGCCTGCGGTTTACAGGCGCAATCGCCCGTCAGTATCAGCGACTCTTACCTGAGCCAACTGGCGACGCGACATAATCTGGAACTGAACGGTTATGCTGTCGATGCGGTAACCCTGTTGGATAGCATGGCGGAACTACCGGATGCGCCCGCGCTGGTGGTGATAAAAATCCCCAAAACGATCGCGCTGTTGGAACACCAGTTGAGAATGTTGCGCAAGGTCGTTACGCCGCAAACGCGTATCATCGCCGGGGCGAAAGCACGGGATATTCATACCTCTACGCTGCAACTGTTTGAACGCGTGATGGGGCCGACGAAAACCTCGCTGGCCTGGAAAAAGGCGCGTTTGGTTCACTGTGAGTGGGCGGAACTAAAAGTCAGTGAGCAGCCACTTACTACTGAGTGGGAGCTGGATGGTTACGGCTATCGCATTCAAAACCTGGCTAACGTGTATTCGCGTAATGGGCTGGATATCGGTGCCCGTTTCTTTATGCAGCATTTGCCGGAACAGATAGACGGTAAGATCATCGATCTCGGCTGTGGCAACGGCGTCATTGGGCTGGCGGCGCTGGAAGCCAACCCGGAGGCCACCGTCGGCTTCTTTGATGAATCCTACATGGCGGTGGCATCGAGCCAGACGAACGTTGAAGTCAACCGCCCGCAGGATGTTGAGCGCTGTAGCTTCGTGGTGAACCACGGATTGGCTCGCGTTAAGCGTGATACGTTGCAGGCCGTATTGTGTAATCCGCCATTCCACCAGCAGCAGGCCGTGACGGACGAAATCGCCTGGCAGATGTTTATGGATGCCCGCCGCTGCCTTCAGGTTGGCGGAGAACTGCGCATTGTGGGGAATCGCCATCTGGATTATTTCCACAAGCTGAAGCGCCTATTCGGTAACTGTGAAACCCTCGCCAGCAACACGAAATTCGCGGTACTGCGCGCGGTGAAAACGGGCTCGTCCCGCTAA
- a CDS encoding UxaA family hydrolase, whose product MQSIIKIHSLDNVAVALRDVEQGETVSVDSHTVTLQQPVVRGHKFALETIAPGEMITKYGLPIGHALVSISPGEHIHSQNAKTNLSDLDEYQYQPEFLELPPQMGDRDVQLYRRKNGDVGIRNELWILPTVGCVNGIARQIQQRFLKETNDAEGIDGVYLFSHTFGCSQLGQDHENTRTMLQNMVRHPNAGAVLVIGLGCENNQVDAFRTTLGDFDSDRVTFMVCQQQDDEVEAGLERLHTLYEAMRHDKREPGKLSELKFGLECGGSDGLSGITANPLLGRFSDYLIANGGTTVLTEVPEMFGAERILMSRCRDEATFEKTVHMVNDFKQYFIAHDQPIYENPSPGNKAGGITTLEEKSLGCTQKAGQSKVVDVLKYGERLHTPGLNLLSAPGNDAVATSALAGAGCHMVLFSTGRGTPYGGFVPTVKLATNSELAKKKPHWIDFDAGRLIHDMPMDELLSQFVELIVEIADGKRTKNEVNDFRELAIFKSGVTL is encoded by the coding sequence ATGCAAAGTATTATAAAAATTCATTCTCTGGACAATGTGGCTGTCGCCCTGCGTGATGTCGAGCAAGGCGAAACGGTGTCGGTGGATAGCCATACGGTGACACTTCAGCAACCTGTCGTGCGCGGACATAAGTTCGCGCTGGAAACCATCGCACCGGGAGAAATGATTACCAAGTATGGCCTGCCGATCGGCCATGCGTTGGTGTCTATTTCTCCTGGAGAACACATCCATTCCCAGAATGCGAAAACCAATCTGAGCGATCTGGATGAATATCAGTATCAGCCTGAGTTCCTCGAACTGCCGCCACAGATGGGCGATCGGGATGTGCAGCTCTATCGTCGCAAAAATGGTGATGTCGGTATCCGCAATGAACTGTGGATCCTGCCAACCGTTGGCTGCGTGAACGGGATTGCACGTCAGATTCAGCAGCGTTTCCTGAAAGAAACCAACGATGCGGAAGGGATCGACGGCGTTTACCTGTTCAGCCATACCTTTGGCTGTTCACAGCTCGGTCAGGATCACGAAAACACCCGTACGATGCTGCAAAACATGGTGCGTCACCCGAATGCGGGGGCGGTACTGGTGATCGGTCTGGGCTGTGAGAACAATCAGGTTGACGCATTCCGCACGACGCTGGGCGATTTTGATTCCGATCGCGTGACGTTCATGGTGTGCCAGCAGCAGGATGATGAAGTTGAAGCGGGTCTGGAACGGCTGCATACGCTGTATGAGGCGATGCGCCATGACAAACGCGAGCCAGGTAAGCTGAGCGAGCTGAAGTTTGGTCTGGAATGCGGCGGTTCCGATGGGCTGTCTGGTATTACTGCCAACCCGCTGTTAGGCCGTTTCTCTGACTATCTGATCGCTAACGGCGGCACCACTGTGCTGACCGAAGTGCCGGAAATGTTCGGTGCGGAACGCATTCTGATGAGCCGCTGCCGTGACGAAGCGACGTTTGAGAAAACCGTCCACATGGTGAACGACTTCAAACAGTACTTCATTGCGCACGACCAGCCGATTTACGAGAACCCCTCGCCGGGTAACAAGGCGGGCGGGATCACCACGCTGGAAGAGAAATCACTGGGCTGTACGCAAAAAGCTGGACAGAGCAAAGTGGTGGACGTGCTGAAATATGGTGAGCGCTTACATACCCCAGGGCTCAACCTGCTTAGCGCACCGGGGAATGATGCCGTCGCAACCAGCGCGCTGGCGGGTGCCGGTTGCCATATGGTGTTGTTCAGTACCGGACGCGGCACGCCTTACGGCGGATTTGTTCCTACCGTAAAACTGGCGACCAACAGCGAGCTGGCGAAGAAGAAACCGCACTGGATTGATTTTGATGCGGGGCGTCTGATTCACGACATGCCTATGGACGAACTGCTGAGCCAGTTTGTCGAGCTGATTGTCGAGATTGCTGACGGCAAGCGGACGAAGAATGAAGTGAACGACTTCCGCGAATTAGCCATATTTAAGAGCGGTGTGACGTTGTAA
- the sstT gene encoding serine/threonine transporter SstT produces METQYSRFLQYITHGSLVKQILLGLAAGIILASLSTQAALAAGLLGTLFVGALKAVAPILVLVLVMASIANHQQGQKTNIRPVLFLYLIGTFSAALIAVVLSVLFPSTLALNAQAADITPPSGIVEVLEGLLMSVIANPIHALLNANYIGILVWAVGLGIAFRHGSDSTKSMINDASNAVTMIVRVVIRFAPLGIFGLVASTLAETGFGALWGYAHLLMVLIGGMLLVALVVNPLIVYWKIRSNPYPLVLRCLRESGVTAFFTRSSAANIPVNMELCRKLNLDEDTYSVAIPLGATINMAGAAITITVLTLAAAHTLGIQIDVPTALLLSVVASLCACGASGVAGGSLLLIPLACSMFGISNDIAMQVVAVGFIIGVLQDSAETAVNSSTDVMFIAAVCHAEDAKLAEKERLNLL; encoded by the coding sequence ATGGAAACTCAATACTCTCGGTTTTTGCAGTACATTACCCACGGCAGCCTGGTTAAACAGATTCTTCTGGGGCTTGCTGCCGGTATTATTCTGGCTTCGCTATCTACGCAGGCTGCGTTAGCTGCCGGTTTATTGGGAACGCTGTTCGTCGGCGCATTGAAAGCCGTCGCTCCCATTCTGGTATTAGTACTGGTTATGGCGTCTATCGCCAACCACCAGCAAGGACAGAAAACCAATATCCGCCCGGTTCTGTTTCTTTACCTCATCGGCACCTTCTCGGCAGCACTGATTGCCGTGGTGCTAAGCGTCCTCTTCCCTTCCACGCTGGCGCTCAACGCGCAGGCCGCCGACATCACGCCACCATCAGGTATTGTCGAAGTGCTGGAAGGGCTATTGATGAGCGTCATCGCCAACCCGATTCACGCGCTGCTGAATGCGAATTACATCGGTATTCTGGTCTGGGCCGTTGGTCTGGGCATTGCATTCCGTCACGGTTCGGACAGCACCAAGAGCATGATTAACGATGCTTCCAACGCGGTCACCATGATTGTGCGCGTCGTGATTCGTTTCGCGCCGCTGGGGATTTTCGGTCTGGTCGCGTCAACGCTGGCGGAAACCGGCTTCGGCGCACTGTGGGGTTACGCTCATCTGCTGATGGTGTTGATCGGCGGCATGCTGCTGGTCGCGCTGGTGGTCAACCCGCTGATCGTCTACTGGAAGATTCGCAGCAACCCATATCCGCTGGTGCTGCGCTGCCTGCGTGAAAGCGGCGTGACCGCCTTCTTTACCCGCAGCTCCGCCGCCAACATTCCGGTAAATATGGAACTGTGCCGCAAACTGAATCTGGATGAAGACACCTACTCTGTCGCCATCCCGCTGGGGGCAACCATCAATATGGCAGGCGCGGCGATTACCATCACGGTGCTGACGCTGGCTGCCGCCCATACGCTGGGTATTCAGATTGACGTACCGACCGCGCTGCTGCTCAGCGTCGTGGCTTCACTGTGTGCCTGTGGTGCCTCGGGCGTGGCGGGCGGTTCACTGCTGTTGATCCCACTGGCATGCAGCATGTTCGGTATCTCCAACGATATCGCCATGCAGGTAGTTGCGGTTGGTTTCATCATCGGCGTATTGCAGGACTCGGCAGAAACCGCGGTGAACTCCTCGACAGACGTGATGTTCATCGCAGCCGTGTGTCACGCGGAAGACGCCAAACTGGCGGAAAAAGAGCGTTTGAATCTGCTGTAA
- a CDS encoding Gfo/Idh/MocA family protein, which yields MIRFAIVGTSWITRQFVDAAHETGKLKLTAIYSRTAEKAQPFQTDYMVDTLFDSLEAMAKSDLIDAVYLASPNSLHCEQALLFLSHGKHVICEKPLASNRYEVEQMIACARENQVVLFEAFKTASLPNFSVIQQALPKVGRLRKVVLNYCQYSSRYPLYLAGENPNTFNPAFSNGSIMDIGYYCLAFAVALWGEPCTTQASATLLESGVDAHGSIILNYGDFDVTIVHSKVSHSAIPSEIQGEDGSLVIEKVSECHNVKFIPREGKQVDLSQPQHINSMLYEAEVFATLVNDNDINHGELARSRTVAGLLTEIRRQTGVVFPADAVTPGNAE from the coding sequence ATGATTCGCTTCGCCATTGTAGGAACCAGTTGGATCACCCGCCAGTTTGTTGATGCCGCCCACGAAACCGGCAAACTGAAGCTCACCGCTATCTATTCACGTACGGCAGAAAAAGCGCAGCCGTTTCAAACTGATTACATGGTGGATACGCTGTTTGATTCACTGGAAGCCATGGCGAAATCCGATCTTATCGACGCCGTGTATCTGGCTAGTCCTAATTCCCTGCATTGTGAACAAGCGCTGCTTTTCCTGAGCCACGGCAAGCACGTCATCTGCGAAAAACCGCTGGCTTCCAACCGCTATGAAGTCGAACAAATGATCGCCTGTGCCAGAGAAAATCAGGTCGTACTCTTTGAAGCCTTCAAAACTGCCAGCCTACCCAACTTTAGCGTGATCCAGCAGGCACTGCCAAAAGTCGGCAGACTGCGTAAAGTGGTGTTGAATTACTGCCAATATTCCTCGCGCTACCCGCTCTATCTGGCAGGTGAGAACCCCAACACGTTCAATCCTGCGTTTTCCAACGGTTCCATCATGGATATCGGCTACTACTGTCTGGCCTTCGCCGTAGCGCTGTGGGGAGAACCATGCACCACGCAGGCCAGCGCGACACTGCTGGAAAGCGGCGTAGACGCACATGGCAGCATCATTCTGAATTACGGCGACTTCGATGTGACCATCGTCCATTCCAAAGTCAGCCATTCCGCTATCCCCAGTGAAATTCAGGGGGAAGACGGGTCGCTGGTGATTGAAAAAGTGTCCGAATGCCATAACGTGAAATTCATCCCGCGGGAAGGCAAGCAGGTTGATCTCAGCCAGCCGCAGCATATCAACAGCATGCTGTACGAAGCCGAGGTCTTTGCCACGCTGGTCAACGATAACGACATTAACCATGGGGAACTGGCACGATCGCGCACCGTTGCGGGGCTGCTGACGGAAATTCGCCGCCAAACGGGTGTCGTATTTCCTGCCGATGCCGTAACGCCGGGAAATGCGGAGTAA